One region of Acomys russatus chromosome 8, mAcoRus1.1, whole genome shotgun sequence genomic DNA includes:
- the Dtx3l gene encoding E3 ubiquitin-protein ligase DTX3L isoform X2, which translates to MATSPCPPSPLLVRLQESFPRAHMKLQIYFQSRASDGGECSVQPVGPRAPDSFEVNFLERAAKERVLKKKEHKMKIDDKSVTIFLETMKKPGEDLRPIPSSLTQPAETPSDETHPSDGPVFNSVDSIAQKVFLAVTAELNCELLSKEQRACITTVCPRVRGVEGSDGIEKVCGNLEDIEKIHEFLSGQLLDREQVPKYPPQDSPPFIVEREAPGQSCYEVPVLFLEYFRHVNPSKIESIEKELGVSIEIRDSSPNTASVGFTSSQSGNLEKACHSFVAEFQKCTQSLKQDSVSLEDRQRAQEVRQELNRCFPKLLIKGSGRKLTLLGSQADISAAREKVSQTSVKAPVKIMASGYATGIEVDSTRFKLLEPELLQEISEIEKKYNTCGKVQEKGQKTCILFAPKDKEVNLTVHSYTGFVDAFQHAMCQLRTEVLSLKQFGKERARLQKTKYVDDLKKKHPNVHFGVSQESVTLTGLPSHLEEARQHIFKRMGLSPPSGEKLSVDHETPMEIDKNDSALPPLGGSAGSSVTSKADENENFCVICRDTISDKHVLPKCKHEFCTSCINQAMLVKPVCPVCQTSYGVQKGNQPPGNMVTTFLRGSLPGYEDCGTIVIHYYIKDGIQTSEHPNPGKPYSGTQRKAYLPNNKEGRKVLDLLTKAFHHKLIFTVGYSRVLGISDVVTWNDIHHKTSQSGGPENYGYPDPDYLKRVKEELKAKGIE; encoded by the exons ATGGCCACCAGTCCCTGCCCGCCATCCCCGCTACTCGTGCGACTACAGGAGTCCTTCCCTCGTGCGCATATGAAGCTACAGATATACTTCCAGAGCCGGGCCTCGGATGGTGgggagtgctctgtccagccggTGGGCCCCAGAGCGCCGGACAGCTTCGAGGTGAACTTCCTAGAACGGGCAG CTAAGGAGAGAgtgttgaaaaagaaagaacacaagatGAAGATTGATGACAAGTCTGTGACCATTTTCCTGGAAACCATGAAAAAGCCAGGAGAGGACCTGAGGCCCATACCTTCATCCTTGACACAGCCGGCTGAGACACCAA GTGATGAGACACACCCCAGTGATGGGCCTGTTTTTAACTCTGTTGACTCTATTGCCCAAAAG GTCTTTCTTGCTGTGACCGCCGAGCTGAACTGTGAACTGCTCTCCAAAGAGCAGAGGGCGTGTATAACCACTGTCTGCCCTCGTGTCAGAGGCGTGGAGGGTAGTGACGGGATCGAGAAGGTGTGTGGCAACTTGGAAGATATTGAGAAGATACATGAGTTCTTGAGTGGGCAGCTTTTGGACCGTGAGCAGGTGCCGAAGTACCCCCCACAGGACTCCCCGCCTTTCATTGTGGAGAGGGAGGCCCCCGGTCAGAGCTGCTATGAAGTTCCTGTGCTTTTCCTTGAATATTTCAGACACGTCAATCCCAGTAAAATAGAGTCCATCGAGAAAGAACTGGGCGTGAGCATTGAAATCCGAGATAGTTCTCCCAACACGGCCTCCGTGGGCTTCACCTCCAGCCAATCGGGCAACTTAGAAAAAGCCTGTCATTCCTTTGTCGCAGAGTTTCAGAAATGCACACAATCTCTGAAGCAAGATAGTGTCTCGTTAGAGGATCGGCAGAGAGCCCAGGAAGTCAGGCAGGAGCTGAACCGCTGCTTCCCAAAGCTCCTGATAAAGGGCTCAGGAAGAAAGCTAACTCTCCTTGGGTCTCAGGCTGACATTTCAGCTGCCAGGGAAAAAGTCTCTCAAACTTCTGTCAAGGCACCAGTGAAAATAATGGCGTCTGGTTACGCGACGGGGATTGAGGTCGATTCCACTCGCTTTAAGCTTCTAGAACCTGAACTGCTCCAGGAAATCTCAGAGATAGAGAAGAAATATAACACTTGTGGGAAGGTCCAGGAAAAAGGTCAGAAAACCTGCATTCTCTTTGCCCCCAAGGATAAAGAGGTAAACCTGACGGTGCACTCTTACACAGGCTTCGTTGACGCCTTCCAACATGCCATGTGCCAGCTGAGGACAGAAGTCCTGTCGCTGAAACAGTTTGGCAAGGAGAGAGCTCGCTTACAGAAGACCAAGTATGTCGATGACTTAAAGAAAAAGCACCCAAATGTACACTTTGGGGTGTCTCAAGAGTCAGTGACTCTGACTGGTCTGCCGAGTCACCTTGAAGAAGCAAGGCAGCATATCTTCAAAAGAATGGGGCTGTCCCCACCGTCTGGGGAGAAACTCAGTGTGGACCATGAGACACCCATGGAGATTGACAAGAATGACTCGGCTCTGCCTCCTCTCGGAGGCTCTGCTGGTAGCTCCGTGACCTCGAAGGCGGATGAGAACGAAAACTTCTGTGTGATCTGCAGGGATACCATTAGCGACAAGCATGTGCTCCCTAAGTGCAAGCATGAATTCTGCACCTCTTGTATCAATCAAGCCATGTTAGTCAAGCCTGTCTGTCCTGTGTGTCAGACTTCCTACGGTGTCCAGAAAGGGAACCAGCCGCCTGGAAACATGGTTACCACCTTTCTAAGAGGGTCACTTCCTGGTTACGAAGACTGTGGGACAATTGTGATTCATTATTATATAAAAGATGGCATCCAAACA AGTGAGCACCCAAACCCAGGAAAGCCTTATAGTGGAACACAGCGCAAAGCATACTTGCCTAATaataaagagggaaggaaggttttGGATCTGCTTACGAAAGCGTTTCACCACAAGCTGATTTTCACAGTAGGGTACTCTCGAGTCTTAGGAATCTCGGATGTCGTCACATGGAATGATATTCATCACAAAACATCGCAGTCTGGAGGACCAGAAAA CTATGGGTATCCTGATCCTGATTACCTGAAACGCGTCAAGGAGGAGCTGAAAGCGAAAGGGATTGAGTAA
- the Dtx3l gene encoding E3 ubiquitin-protein ligase DTX3L isoform X1 has translation MATSPCPPSPLLVRLQESFPRAHMKLQIYFQSRASDGGECSVQPVGPRAPDSFEVNFLERAAKERVLKKKEHKMKIDDKSVTIFLETMKKPGEDLRPSRPSSLTQPAETPNSSPSSLTESLNEAFCDETHPSDGPVFNSVDSIAQKVFLAVTAELNCELLSKEQRACITTVCPRVRGVEGSDGIEKVCGNLEDIEKIHEFLSGQLLDREQVPKYPPQDSPPFIVEREAPGQSCYEVPVLFLEYFRHVNPSKIESIEKELGVSIEIRDSSPNTASVGFTSSQSGNLEKACHSFVAEFQKCTQSLKQDSVSLEDRQRAQEVRQELNRCFPKLLIKGSGRKLTLLGSQADISAAREKVSQTSVKAPVKIMASGYATGIEVDSTRFKLLEPELLQEISEIEKKYNTCGKVQEKGQKTCILFAPKDKEVNLTVHSYTGFVDAFQHAMCQLRTEVLSLKQFGKERARLQKTKYVDDLKKKHPNVHFGVSQESVTLTGLPSHLEEARQHIFKRMGLSPPSGEKLSVDHETPMEIDKNDSALPPLGGSAGSSVTSKADENENFCVICRDTISDKHVLPKCKHEFCTSCINQAMLVKPVCPVCQTSYGVQKGNQPPGNMVTTFLRGSLPGYEDCGTIVIHYYIKDGIQTSEHPNPGKPYSGTQRKAYLPNNKEGRKVLDLLTKAFHHKLIFTVGYSRVLGISDVVTWNDIHHKTSQSGGPENYGYPDPDYLKRVKEELKAKGIE, from the exons ATGGCCACCAGTCCCTGCCCGCCATCCCCGCTACTCGTGCGACTACAGGAGTCCTTCCCTCGTGCGCATATGAAGCTACAGATATACTTCCAGAGCCGGGCCTCGGATGGTGgggagtgctctgtccagccggTGGGCCCCAGAGCGCCGGACAGCTTCGAGGTGAACTTCCTAGAACGGGCAG CTAAGGAGAGAgtgttgaaaaagaaagaacacaagatGAAGATTGATGACAAGTCTGTGACCATTTTCCTGGAAACCATGAAAAAGCCAGGAGAGGACCTGAGGCCC TCCAGACCTTCGTCTTTGACACAGCCGGCTGAGACACCAAACTCCAGCCCTTCATCCTTGACGGAGTCTCTGAATGAAGCCTTTTGTGATGAGACACACCCCAGTGATGGGCCTGTTTTTAACTCTGTTGACTCTATTGCCCAAAAG GTCTTTCTTGCTGTGACCGCCGAGCTGAACTGTGAACTGCTCTCCAAAGAGCAGAGGGCGTGTATAACCACTGTCTGCCCTCGTGTCAGAGGCGTGGAGGGTAGTGACGGGATCGAGAAGGTGTGTGGCAACTTGGAAGATATTGAGAAGATACATGAGTTCTTGAGTGGGCAGCTTTTGGACCGTGAGCAGGTGCCGAAGTACCCCCCACAGGACTCCCCGCCTTTCATTGTGGAGAGGGAGGCCCCCGGTCAGAGCTGCTATGAAGTTCCTGTGCTTTTCCTTGAATATTTCAGACACGTCAATCCCAGTAAAATAGAGTCCATCGAGAAAGAACTGGGCGTGAGCATTGAAATCCGAGATAGTTCTCCCAACACGGCCTCCGTGGGCTTCACCTCCAGCCAATCGGGCAACTTAGAAAAAGCCTGTCATTCCTTTGTCGCAGAGTTTCAGAAATGCACACAATCTCTGAAGCAAGATAGTGTCTCGTTAGAGGATCGGCAGAGAGCCCAGGAAGTCAGGCAGGAGCTGAACCGCTGCTTCCCAAAGCTCCTGATAAAGGGCTCAGGAAGAAAGCTAACTCTCCTTGGGTCTCAGGCTGACATTTCAGCTGCCAGGGAAAAAGTCTCTCAAACTTCTGTCAAGGCACCAGTGAAAATAATGGCGTCTGGTTACGCGACGGGGATTGAGGTCGATTCCACTCGCTTTAAGCTTCTAGAACCTGAACTGCTCCAGGAAATCTCAGAGATAGAGAAGAAATATAACACTTGTGGGAAGGTCCAGGAAAAAGGTCAGAAAACCTGCATTCTCTTTGCCCCCAAGGATAAAGAGGTAAACCTGACGGTGCACTCTTACACAGGCTTCGTTGACGCCTTCCAACATGCCATGTGCCAGCTGAGGACAGAAGTCCTGTCGCTGAAACAGTTTGGCAAGGAGAGAGCTCGCTTACAGAAGACCAAGTATGTCGATGACTTAAAGAAAAAGCACCCAAATGTACACTTTGGGGTGTCTCAAGAGTCAGTGACTCTGACTGGTCTGCCGAGTCACCTTGAAGAAGCAAGGCAGCATATCTTCAAAAGAATGGGGCTGTCCCCACCGTCTGGGGAGAAACTCAGTGTGGACCATGAGACACCCATGGAGATTGACAAGAATGACTCGGCTCTGCCTCCTCTCGGAGGCTCTGCTGGTAGCTCCGTGACCTCGAAGGCGGATGAGAACGAAAACTTCTGTGTGATCTGCAGGGATACCATTAGCGACAAGCATGTGCTCCCTAAGTGCAAGCATGAATTCTGCACCTCTTGTATCAATCAAGCCATGTTAGTCAAGCCTGTCTGTCCTGTGTGTCAGACTTCCTACGGTGTCCAGAAAGGGAACCAGCCGCCTGGAAACATGGTTACCACCTTTCTAAGAGGGTCACTTCCTGGTTACGAAGACTGTGGGACAATTGTGATTCATTATTATATAAAAGATGGCATCCAAACA AGTGAGCACCCAAACCCAGGAAAGCCTTATAGTGGAACACAGCGCAAAGCATACTTGCCTAATaataaagagggaaggaaggttttGGATCTGCTTACGAAAGCGTTTCACCACAAGCTGATTTTCACAGTAGGGTACTCTCGAGTCTTAGGAATCTCGGATGTCGTCACATGGAATGATATTCATCACAAAACATCGCAGTCTGGAGGACCAGAAAA CTATGGGTATCCTGATCCTGATTACCTGAAACGCGTCAAGGAGGAGCTGAAAGCGAAAGGGATTGAGTAA